In Mesoplodon densirostris isolate mMesDen1 chromosome 5, mMesDen1 primary haplotype, whole genome shotgun sequence, a single window of DNA contains:
- the LOC132490471 gene encoding LOW QUALITY PROTEIN: transcription factor-like 5 protein (The sequence of the model RefSeq protein was modified relative to this genomic sequence to represent the inferred CDS: inserted 1 base in 1 codon; deleted 2 bases in 1 codon; substituted 1 base at 1 genomic stop codon): MNPSMLPGAPSSCWGFVAWWVTQTFASNGSEPHPSGPWASLWRSTGLEDEEDLGSLAPHPGQSGPATPSLGLKSPKWPGHSLPRRPQEASLLPREEALFPSGLSPLDPRVTGQEAQILWGIRRDPAILEQDHYWLRSPDRVPGDIAPALARTGLPPSRHSVSVPRTLDSRVWPLGHWDPGGPALRTLDPGGLAPQALDLDGRAAPPAPEPRAPNMRAQLGTGRRGEGGAGDGCGPPSGWGLRAGRGGAVRGGAGEGPPLRACGRRRPAAAVGFCVPDRPAWPSRPARAPHAFGAGMSGPGQQEPPQAGGPAGPEGADAALGEAGLSFRTSDLSLVEMTEIEYTQLQHILYSHMEAAAAAGELETRVNSCFLAAAAPGAAAGGFAAAGRGGGVAPPVYPVLCXPALADGGFEDANQCLGHIDFQELRMMLLSEAGAPRAAVKTPGASAPRPMAPDGAGKENGEGASEVRAKSAVRVRLEDGFNSIAAEPPPAPRGADPPEPGMALNHLVTLIRHPSELMNVPLHQPQNKCRTLVKNKTAAATTALQFTYPLFTANSCSTSGNSNLSQTQSSSSSRSVLEATKHQDIGLPRAFSFCYQKXIESTKQTLGSRNKALPEQVRIKVGEALCKQARNKRSRSRIRQLDRNRERRTLGELRNVGEGSTAAQGAWPSVESPQAALGEQRQSGPPRGMSQRRERHNRMERDRRSLLRGDCLEIICIVICE, encoded by the exons ATGAACCCGTCCATGCTCCCTGGGGCCCCGAGCAGCTGCTGGGGGTTCGTGGCCTGGTGGGTGACCCAAACCTTTGCTTCTAACGGGTCTGAGCCTCATCCGTCAGGCCCATGGGCATCGCTGTGGCGGTCCACCGGCCTGGAGGATGAAGAGGACCTGGGTTCTCTGGCTCCTCACCCTGGACAGTCGGGCCCTGCCACCCCTTCTTTGGGCCTGAAGAGTCCCAAGTGGCCAGGCCACAGCCTCCCGCGACGGCCCCAGGAAGCCTCACTGCTTCCCCGCGAGGAAGCTCTCTTCCCCTCGGGACTGAGCCCTCTAGATCCGAGAGTCACAGGACAGGAAGCACAGATTCTGTGGGGCATCAGGAGAG ATCCAGCAATCCTGGAGCAAGATCACTACTGGTTGCGGAGCCCAGACCGTGTCCCGGGAGACATCGCCCCCGCCCTGGCCCGCACGGGGTTGCCACCTAGCCGGCACA GTGTGTCTGTCCCTCGGACACTGGACTCGCGCGTTTGGCCCCTTGGACATTGGGATCCGGGCGGCCCGGCCCTGCGAACACTTGACCCGGGTGGTCTGGCCCCTCAGGCACTGGACTTGGACGGGCGCGCCGCGCCGCCGGCACCAGAACCCCGCGCCCCCAACATGCGCGCGCAGCTCGGGACGGGGCGTCGCGGCGAGGGCGGGGCGGGCGATGGGTGTGGCCCGCCCTCGGGGTGGGGCctccgggcggggcggggcggggcggtgCGGGGTGGGGCCGGGGAGGGTCCGCCATTGCGTGCGTGCGGGCGGCGCAGGCCCGCCGCGGCCGTCGGTTTCTGCGTACCCGACCGCCCGGCCTGGCCCAGCCGGCCCGCCCGCGCGCCACACGCCTTTGGCGCAGGCATGTCGGGCCCCGGGCAGCAGGAGCCGCCGCAGGCGGGCGGGCCGGCGGGCCCCGAGGGCGCGGACGCGGCGCTCGGCGAGGCGGGGCTGAGTTTCAGGACCAGCGACCTGAGCCTTGTGGAGATGACGGAGATCGAGTACACGCAGCTGCAGCACATCCTCTACTCGCACATGGAGGCGGCTGCGGCCGCCGGCGAGCTGGAGACGCGCGTCAACTCTTGCTtcctggcggcggcggcgccgggcGCAGCGGCGGGGGGCTTCGCTGCGGCC GGGCGCGGCGGCGGGGTCGCGCCGCCCGTGTACCCGGTGCTGT CGCCTGCGCTGGCCGATGGTGGCTTCGAGGACGCCAACCAGTGCCTGGGCCACATCGACTTCCAGGAGCTGCGCATGATGCTGCTGAGCGAGGCGGGCGCGCCCCGCGCCGCCGTGAAGACGCCGGGCGCCAGCGCACCCCGGCCCATGGCGCCCGACGGCGCCGGCAAGGAGAACGGGGAGGGCGCGAGCGAGGTGCGGGCCAAGTCGGCGGTGCGCGTCCGCCTGGAGGACGGCTTCAACAGCATAGCAGCCGAGCCCCCGCCAGCCCCGCGCGGTGCGGATCCCCCCGAGCCTGGCATGGCGCTCAACCA TTTGGTAACTCTTATTCGCCATCCATCCGAATTAATGAATGTTCCACTTCATCAGCCACAAAACAAATGTAGAACattagtgaaaaataaaacagctgcTGCAACTACTGCTCTTCAATTTACATACCCTCTGTTTACTGCAAATAGTTGCTCTACTAGTGGAAATTCTAATCTTTCACAAACACAG agtTCTAGTAGCTCACGTTCTGTACTTGAAGCTACCAAGCATCAGGATATTGGATTGCCGAgagcattttctttctgttatcaGAAGTAAATTGAATCCACTAAACAGACTTTGGGTAGTAGAAACAAAGCTTTGCCTGAGCAGGTTCGGATTAAAGTAGGAG AAGCGCTATGTAAACAAGCAAGAAATAAGAGGAGTCGCAGTAGGATACGTCAGTTGGACAGAAACAGAGAACGAAGAACCCTGGGAGAGCTCCGGAATGTGGGTGAAGGCTCCACAGCAGCGCAGGGTGCTTGGCCGTCGGTGGAGTCGCCCCAGGCCGCCCTCGGGGAGCAGAGGCAGAGCGGGCCCCCACGGGGCATGTCCCAGCGGAGGGAGAGGCACAACCGCATGGAAAGAGATAGAAG GAGCTTACTCCGTGGTGACTGTCTCGAGATAATCTGCATTGTAATCTGTGAATAG